The DNA segment CCAGGGCACGAATTCATTATCGCCGTAACCGAACAGTTCGCTCTTGGTTTTCTTGCCCGACGCCGTATCGATGATCAGGTCGAAGATGTCGCGGCCCATGCCGGCGATCGTCGCATCGCCGGTGGCAATCGTGCCGCAGTCGATATCCATGTCCTCTTCCATGGCCCGGTAAAGCGCCGTGTTGCTTGTCAGCTTGATCGACGGGCAGGGGCGCGAACCGAAACAGCTGCCACGGCCGGTGGTGAACGTGATGACATTGGCGCCGCCCGCCACCTGCCCCGTTGCCGAGACCGGATCGTAACCGGGCGTATCCATGAACACGAGGCCATGTTCGGTCACCCGCTCGGCATAATGATAGACCGCCGTCAGCGGCGAGCGGCCGCCCTTGGCGACGGCACCGAGCGATTTTTCCAGGATCGTGGTCAGGCCGCCGCGCTTGTTGCCCGGCGACGGATTGTTGTCGAGCGAAGCGCCGTGCATGGCGACATAATCTTCCCACCAGGAGATCAGGCCGTCGAGCTTTTCGGCAACGCCATCATTGACGGCGCGGCTGCGCAGCAGATGTTCGGCACCGTAGATTTCGGAGGTTTCCGACAGGATGGCCGTGCCGCCGGCGCCAGCCAGAATATCGACCGCCGCTCCCAAAGCGGGGTTGGCCGTGATGCCTGAAAGCCCATCGGAACCGCCGCATTGCAGGCCGACGATGATTTCGCTGACCGGGATCGCAATCCGCCTGGCCGTTCCGACTTCCGCCGCGATCTCTTCGAGCACACCGAGCGCGCGGGCAACGGCGCGGCGCGAACCGCCGGCATCCTGAATGTTGAAGTGCCGTTTTCCGGCACCCGCTCCGGATTGGCCGTAGAGCGTCAACTGATTGACCTCGCAACCGAGTCCGACCATCAGAACGCCGCCGAAATTCACATGGCGCGTATAGCCGGCCAGCGTTCGATGCAGGTTCTTCATGCCGTCGCCGGTCGAACTCATGCCGCAGCCCTGATCATGGACGATCGGCACGAAACCGTCGATACCCTCATAACGCGGCAGGATGACCTTGTTGGCCTCCTCGGCGATTGCGCGGCAGACGGTGGTGGAACAGTTGACGCTGGCGATGATGCCAATGAAATTGCGGGTCGCGGCGCGCCCGTCAGCGCGGCGGTAGCCCATGAAGGTGCGCGCCCTGTCGGCGCTGCTCGCCGCTTCCGGCGGCACCGGGGCGCCGATCGACAGCCGGTCCTGATCGAAGGCCAGATTGTGAGAATGAACGTGGTCGCCCGCAGCGATCTCGACGGTTGCCCGGCCGATCGCCTGGCCGTATTTCACCACCGGTTCGCCCATATGGACGGGATGGATCGCCACCTTGTGGCCGGGATCGATCTTGCCATTGGCGCGCACGCCACCCGGCAGTTCACCGCCCGCCTCGATGGCCAGCGATGCGACGGCGACATTGTCGTCCGGCGACAAAACGATGAAGGAAGGTGCGGTCACCCTTGGTATCTCCCTGGACGGTTTTTATCCGAATGAGCCTCTCATTCATTTTGTCTTTTATCCACAATAGACAGTTTATCGTCAATGGGTATTATGGGATGCGGCTGCCATGCTTCCCGTCACCACCGTGCCAAAGCAAAATCAGATCAAAGACAAATCAGGGACGAAACACGATGAAACCGTACTTCAAAAGCCAAGACAGGACCGATCGGACCGGATAGAGCAGCCTCAAAAACACCGCCCGCGCTTCGGGTCTACAGAACTCACATCCGGTCGATACAGTCATGGCGAAACAGAACACCGTCTTCAAGGACGCCTTCAACCGTTGCCTCAAGCTCCTGGCGGAAACCTCAAGCCTGCCATCCGAGCCGGAACTGGGAACGACGCTCGGCGTCAGCCGCACCACCATTCGCGCCATCCTGACGCGCATGGAAGGGCTGCAACTGCTGGCCTGGGACAAGCGGGCAAAGGTGGTGCTGCGCCAGCCGAAACCGGAGGATTATTACCCGGCGGAGGAAACCGATTCGCTATCCGATATTATCGAGCGCAGTTTCATGCGCCGGATTCTGGCCGGCGGTGCCGAGCCCGGCATGCAGATCAACGAATTGGAACTCGCCCGCGACATCGGCACCGGCACGACCAGCGTGCGCGAATTCCTCATCCGCTTCAGCCGCTTCGGCCTGATCGAAAAAAGGCCGAACAGCCATTGGATCCTGAAGGGTTTTACCCGCGAATTCGCACTGGAACTGACGGAAGTGCGCGAAATGTTCGAACTGCGCTCGGCCGCCAGCTTTACGGCGCTGGCCCCGGAGCATCCGGCCTGGGCCGATCTTGACCGGATCGAAACGCTGCACCGCGAAATCCTTGCCGATATCGACAATCGCTACACGGAATTCTCGGAACTCGACGAGCGCTTCCACCTTCTCGTGCACACATCGTCGAGCAACCGTTTCATCGTCGACTTCTATGACATCATCACCATCGTCTTTCACTATCACTACCAGTGGAACAAGACGAATGCGCGCGAGCGCAACGCCCGGGCGCTGGAAGAACATCTCGACTATATCGCTGCCCTGCGCTCCCGAGACCCCGCCCGTGTCGAAGCCGCCTGCCGCCGCCATTTGAAATCGGCGCGCGAAACCTTGCTCCAGTCCATTCAATAGCCGGATTCAAAGATATGACCACGACGCCTATCGTCCAGTTTGGAACCAGCCGCTTCCTCCAGGCCCATGCCGATCTCTTCGTCAGCGAAGCCCTGGAAAAAGGCGAGGCGCTGGGCAAGATCACCATCGTCCAAACTACGGGATCCGCGGAACGCGCGGGACGGCTGACGGCCCTTTCGGCGCCGGACGGTTTTCCAGTCATCATTCGCGGGCTCGCGGAAGGGACCGAAATCGACCGCACCCAGCAGGTCAGAAGCGTCGCGAGGGCTTTATCAACGGCAGCCGATTGGGATGAGATCAAGCGGATCGTGGCCATGGAAGCGGAGGTGCTGATCTCCAATACCGGCGATACCGGTTATGTCATCGGTCCCGACGATCTTGCAGCGGACATTCCCGCATCATTTCCCGGCAAGCTGCTCGTCCTGTTGCATGAACGCTATCGCGCGGGCGGCGGTGCGCTGACGGTTCTTCCCTGTGAATTGGTGGCCCGCAACGGCGATACCCTGAAAAAGGTGATCCTTGATCTGCAGTCAGAACGGTTCGCCGGCGCTGATTTCGCAGGATGGCTCACAACAACAGTGATCTGGGGCAATACGCTGGTGGACCGGATCGTATCCGAGCCGCTACAGCCCGCCGGCGCCGTCGCGGAACCCTATGCCCTCTGGGCCATCGAGGCGCAGCCGGGACTGAAACTGCCCTGCACGCACCCGTCCATTCTGCTAGTGGACGATCTCTCGCCTTACGAGAAACTGAAGCTGCACATCCTCAATCTCGGCCATACAGTGCTCGCCGATCTCTGGCTGAAAAACGGCCGCTCTCAGGACGAGACGGTCAAAGCCATCCTGCAAGACCCGGACATCTTCGCAACGCTGATGGAGATCTATGAAACCGAAGTCATTCCCGGCTTTGCCGCGAAGAGCCTCGGGGAGGAGGCCGGGCGCTATGTCGCGCTGACGCTCGACCGGTTCCGCAATCCGTTTCTCAACCATCGCATCAGCGACATCGCCAACCATCACGCCGAGAAAATTACCCGGAGGCTCGCAAATTTCAAGGTCTGGAGCCCTAATGTGGCGATGCCCAGGCTGACCACGATCATCGAAAGCCGCTGATCAGTAGCCGGCAACCGGCTTGGCACTACCTGTTTCGCCGGACAGGAAGTCCTCCCGCAACCGGGTGGTGGCGCTGACCAGCAGCGTCACATCAGTGCCAATTGCCATGAAGTCTGCGCCCATCTCGCGGTACATATGCGCCTGGTCGAGGCTGAGCGTCATGATGCCCCGCGCCTTGCCCGCCTCTGCGATGCGATCGAAGGCGTCCTTGATCGCTGCCGTCACCTCGGGATGGCCTGGCTGTCCGAGATATCCCATGTCGGCTGCGAGATCAGACGGGCCGACGAACAGGCCGTCGATCCCCTCAAGCGCAGCAATATCGTCCAGTGCAGCTAAGCCGGCACGGCTCTCGATCTGCACGATCAGGCAGATCTCGTCATTGGCCGTTTCAAGGTAGTCACCGATCCGGCTGAACTGCGATGCCCGGCCAAGGGCTGCACCGACGCCGCGTACGCCATGCGGCGGATAGCGGACGGCGCGTACAAGAGCCTTTGCCTGCTCGACGCTCTCCACCATCGGGATCAGCAAGGTCTGCGCGCCCGTATCGAGAATCTGCTTGATCATCCAGGTTTCGCCGACCGGAAGCCGGACCATCGGATGGCTGCCGGAGCGGGCGACGGCCTGGATCTGCGCCGAGAGAAGCGGAATATCGTTCGGCCCATGCTCTCCATCGATCAAAAGCCAGTCATAGCCGCTGCCCGCAACGATCTCCGCTGCATAAGGACTGGCCAGCGCGACCCAGAGGCCCAGCTGAAAACGATCCTCGCGAAGTGCAGCTTTGAAGGTATTTTTGGGGGCGGGCATGGCTGTCTCCTGCTGTCTTCGCTTTCTACCGCCAAATAAAAAAACCGGCCAGAGCTATCCGGCCGGTTTTCTTCAAGACCTGACTGGCAGATCAGGTCCCGATGGGTACATCAGGAAATGCCGCCAAGGCAAACATATTTGATCTCGGTGAATTCCTCGATGCCGTATCTCGAACCCTCGCGGCCAAGTCCGGACAGCTTGACGCCGCCGAACGGCGCTTCAGCGGTCGAGATCAGGCCTGTGTTCACGCCGACCATGCCATATTCGAGCGCTTCGGCGACCCGGAAGACGCGCGACAGATCCTTGGCATAGAAATAGGAGGCCAAGCCGAATTCCGTGTCGTTGGCCTGCTCGATCACGTCGGCTTCGCTCTTGAAGCGGAACAGCGGCGCGAGCGGCCCGAAGGTTTCTTCGCGCGCAACCGCCATCTCCTTGGTGACGTCGGTCAGGACGGTAGCCTCGAAGAACGTGCCGCCAAGCGCATGCGGCTTGCCGCCCTGTAGGATGCGCGCACCCTTTTTCAACGCATCGGCAATGTGTTCCTCGACCTTATTCAAGGCTGCCTTGTCGATCAGCGGCCCCAGGATCACGCCTTCATCGAAGCCATTGCCGGTTTTGAGCTTGCCGACTGCCGTTGCCAACTTTTCAGCAAAGGCATCGTAAACGCCATCCTGAACATAGATACGGTTGGCGCAGACGCAGGTCTGGCCGTTGTTGCGGTATTTGGCGATCAGCGCACCTTCGACGGCCGCATCGAGATCCGCATCATCGAAAACGATGAACGGCGCATTGCCGCCAAGCTCAAGCCCGAGCTTCTTGATGGTCGGCGCGCTCTGCTTATAGAGCTCGGTGCCGATTTCGGTCGAACCGGTGAAGGTGAGCT comes from the Pararhizobium qamdonense genome and includes:
- the gabD gene encoding NADP-dependent succinate-semialdehyde dehydrogenase — encoded protein: MTLKDPSLFRQAALVGENWIEAAPDNAIEVNNPATGEIIGRVPKLGAAETRAAIEAARIAQKGWAARTAKERCGILRKWYDLMIENKDDLGRILTLEQGKPLAEATGEIVYGASFIEWFAEEGRRIYGDMIPGHQPDKRIMVMKQPIGVVAAITPWNFPNAMITRKAGPAFAAGCAMVLKPASQTPFSAIAIAVLAERAGIPKGLFSVITGSAAAIGGEMTSNPTVRKLTFTGSTEIGTELYKQSAPTIKKLGLELGGNAPFIVFDDADLDAAVEGALIAKYRNNGQTCVCANRIYVQDGVYDAFAEKLATAVGKLKTGNGFDEGVILGPLIDKAALNKVEEHIADALKKGARILQGGKPHALGGTFFEATVLTDVTKEMAVAREETFGPLAPLFRFKSEADVIEQANDTEFGLASYFYAKDLSRVFRVAEALEYGMVGVNTGLISTAEAPFGGVKLSGLGREGSRYGIEEFTEIKYVCLGGIS
- a CDS encoding UxaA family hydrolase — its product is MTAPSFIVLSPDDNVAVASLAIEAGGELPGGVRANGKIDPGHKVAIHPVHMGEPVVKYGQAIGRATVEIAAGDHVHSHNLAFDQDRLSIGAPVPPEAASSADRARTFMGYRRADGRAATRNFIGIIASVNCSTTVCRAIAEEANKVILPRYEGIDGFVPIVHDQGCGMSSTGDGMKNLHRTLAGYTRHVNFGGVLMVGLGCEVNQLTLYGQSGAGAGKRHFNIQDAGGSRRAVARALGVLEEIAAEVGTARRIAIPVSEIIVGLQCGGSDGLSGITANPALGAAVDILAGAGGTAILSETSEIYGAEHLLRSRAVNDGVAEKLDGLISWWEDYVAMHGASLDNNPSPGNKRGGLTTILEKSLGAVAKGGRSPLTAVYHYAERVTEHGLVFMDTPGYDPVSATGQVAGGANVITFTTGRGSCFGSRPCPSIKLTSNTALYRAMEEDMDIDCGTIATGDATIAGMGRDIFDLIIDTASGKKTKSELFGYGDNEFVPWHLGATL
- the hpaI gene encoding 4-hydroxy-2-oxoheptanedioate aldolase; the protein is MPAPKNTFKAALREDRFQLGLWVALASPYAAEIVAGSGYDWLLIDGEHGPNDIPLLSAQIQAVARSGSHPMVRLPVGETWMIKQILDTGAQTLLIPMVESVEQAKALVRAVRYPPHGVRGVGAALGRASQFSRIGDYLETANDEICLIVQIESRAGLAALDDIAALEGIDGLFVGPSDLAADMGYLGQPGHPEVTAAIKDAFDRIAEAGKARGIMTLSLDQAHMYREMGADFMAIGTDVTLLVSATTRLREDFLSGETGSAKPVAGY
- a CDS encoding mannitol dehydrogenase family protein encodes the protein MTTTPIVQFGTSRFLQAHADLFVSEALEKGEALGKITIVQTTGSAERAGRLTALSAPDGFPVIIRGLAEGTEIDRTQQVRSVARALSTAADWDEIKRIVAMEAEVLISNTGDTGYVIGPDDLAADIPASFPGKLLVLLHERYRAGGGALTVLPCELVARNGDTLKKVILDLQSERFAGADFAGWLTTTVIWGNTLVDRIVSEPLQPAGAVAEPYALWAIEAQPGLKLPCTHPSILLVDDLSPYEKLKLHILNLGHTVLADLWLKNGRSQDETVKAILQDPDIFATLMEIYETEVIPGFAAKSLGEEAGRYVALTLDRFRNPFLNHRISDIANHHAEKITRRLANFKVWSPNVAMPRLTTIIESR
- a CDS encoding GntR family transcriptional regulator, which gives rise to MAKQNTVFKDAFNRCLKLLAETSSLPSEPELGTTLGVSRTTIRAILTRMEGLQLLAWDKRAKVVLRQPKPEDYYPAEETDSLSDIIERSFMRRILAGGAEPGMQINELELARDIGTGTTSVREFLIRFSRFGLIEKRPNSHWILKGFTREFALELTEVREMFELRSAASFTALAPEHPAWADLDRIETLHREILADIDNRYTEFSELDERFHLLVHTSSSNRFIVDFYDIITIVFHYHYQWNKTNARERNARALEEHLDYIAALRSRDPARVEAACRRHLKSARETLLQSIQ